A portion of the Canis lupus baileyi chromosome 6, mCanLup2.hap1, whole genome shotgun sequence genome contains these proteins:
- the ZBTB14 gene encoding zinc finger and BTB domain-containing protein 14 produces MEFFISMSETIKYNDDDHKTLFLKTLNEQRLEGEFCDIAIVVEDVKFRAHRCVLAACSTYFKKLFKKLEVDSSSVIEIDFLRSDIFEEVLNYMYTAKISVKKEDVNLMMSSGQILGIRFLDKLCSQKRDVSSPDENNGQSKSKYCLKINRPIGDAADAQDDDVEEIGDQDDSPSDDTVEGTPPSQEDGKSPTTTLRVQEAILKELGSEEVRKVNCYGQEVESMETPESKDLGSQTPQALTFNDGMSEVKDEQTPGWTTAASDMKFEYLLYGHHREQIACQACGKTFSDEGRLRKHEKLHTADRPFVCEMCTKGFTTQAHLKEHLKIHTGYKPYSCEVCGKSFIRAPDLKKHERVHSNERPFACHMCDKAFKHKSHLKDHERRHRGEKPFVCGSCTKAFAKASDLKRHENNMHSERKQVTPSAIQSETEQLQAAAMAAEAEQQLETIACS; encoded by the exons ATG GAGTTTTTCATCAGTATGTCTGAAACCATTAAGTATAATGACGATGATCATAAAACTCTGTTTCTGAAAACGCTAAATGAACAACGCCTGGAAGGAGAATTCTGTGATATTGCTATTGTGGTTGAAGATGTGAAATTCAGAGCACACCGGTGTGTTCTTGCTGCCTGCAGCACCTACTTTAAGAAGCTTTTCAAGAAGCTTGAGGTTGATAGCTCTTCAGTAATAGAAATAGATTTTCTTCGTTCTGATATATTCGAAGAGGTCCTGAACTACATGTATACAGCAAAGATTTCGGTGAAAAAAGAAGATGTTAACTTAATGATGTCATCAGGTCAGATTCTTGGTATCCGATTTTTGGATAAACTCTGTTCTCAGAAGCGTGACGTATCTAGTCCTGATGAAAATAACGGCCAGTCGAAAAGTAAATATTGTCTCAAAATAAATCGCCCCATTGGAGATGCTGCTGACGCTCAGGATGACGATGTGGAAGAAATTGGAGACCAGGATGACAGTCCCTCTGATGACACAGTAGAAGGCACCCCCCCGAGTCAGGAGGACGGCAAGTCGCCCACGACGACGCTCAGGGTTCAGGAGGCAATCTTGAAAGAGCTGGGGAGTGAGGAAGTTCGAAAAGTAAATTGCTACGGCCAGGAAGTAGAATCCATGGAGACCCCAGAATCGAAAGATTTGGGGTCCCAGACTCCTCAAGCCTTAACATTTAATGATGGAATGAGTGAAGTGAAGGACGAACAGACACCGGGCTGGACGACGGCTGCCAGTGACATGAAGTTCGAGTATTTACTTTACGGCCACCATCGGGAGCAGATTGCCTGCCAGGCGTGCGGGAAGACGTTCTCGGACGAGGGCAGGTTGAGGAAGCACGAGAAACTCCACACGGCCGATAGGCCGTTTGTTTGTGAAATGTGCACAAAAGGTTTTACTACACAGGCCCACCTGAAAGAACACCTAAAAATCCACACGGGGTATAAGCCCTATAGTTGTGAGGTGTGTGGAAAATCCTTCATCCGTGCCCCAGACTTAAAGAAGCACGAGAGAGTTCACAGTAACGAGAGACCATTCGCGTGCCACATGTGTGACAAAGCCTTCAAACACAAGTCCCACCTCAAAGATCATGAACGAAGACACAGAGGGGAAAAGCCTTTTGTCTGTGGCTCTTGCACCAAGGCGTTCGCCAAGGCATCGGATCTGAAAAGGCACGAGAACAATATGCACAGTGAAAGGAAGCAGGTTACCCCCAGTGCCATCCAGAGTGAGACCGAACAGTTGCAGGCAGCAGCGATGGCCGCCGAAGCGGAGCAGCAGTTGGAAACAATCGCCTGTAGCTAG